A window from Peromyscus eremicus chromosome 5, PerEre_H2_v1, whole genome shotgun sequence encodes these proteins:
- the LOC131911371 gene encoding zinc finger protein with KRAB and SCAN domains 3, with protein MARESRESTTLDSHSAEDQMELLVIKVEQEEASPLAEEASWLGSPGPDRSRQRFRAFRYPEAAGPRQALSRLRELCRQWLRPDMHSKEQILELLVLEQFLTILPGELQAWVREQHPDSGEEVVALLEYLERQLDETPPQVPDDDDGQELLCSKAVLLTSAQGSESSHMEPMEPLLKQESLGCLSSELRVTQGGHCGEDGVTAPRLPSELQGLLKMEDVAPALSPRWTEQDSCQMNLYKDEMQENSGSLVSLDQEMQTKIRDLPPAEDYTEQKPEQTLCYLGEETVQIPAGAEASEQEGKSQTTQKSATGNRRFYCRECGKSFAQSSGLSKHKRIHTGLKPYECEECGKAFIGSSALIIHQRVHTGEKPYECEECGKAFSHSSDLIKHQRTHTGEKPYECDDCGKTFTQSCSLLEHHRIHTGEKPYQCNMCPKAFRRSSHLLRHQRTHTGDKDFFVPEPYWESQSRVESHWENIETPVSYQCNDCERSFSRITSLIEHQKVHTGEKPFECKTCGKGFTRPSYLIQHQRRHTGKKTSVTVTPAVHSEVGVQLSLN; from the exons ATGGCTAGAGAATCAAGGGAAAGCACAACCCTGGACTCGCACTCTGCAGAGGACCAGATGGAGTTACTGGTCATAAAGGTGGAACAGGAAGAGGCCTCCCCCTTGGCAGAGGAGGCCAGTTGGCTGGGCAGCCCTGGGCCCGACCGCTCCCGCCAGCGCTTCCGCGCTTTCCGCTACCCCGAGGCCGCTGGGCCCCGGCAGGCGCTGAGCCGGCTCCGGGAGCTCTGCAGACAGTGGCTGCGGCCAGATATGCACAGCAAGGAGCAGATCCTGGAGctgctggtgctggagcagttCCTGACCATCCTGCCAGGGGAGCTGCAGGCCTGGGTGCGCGAGCAGCACCCCGACAGCggggaggaggtggtggcgcTGCTGGAGTACTTGGAGAGGCAGCTGGACGAGACACCTCCACAG GTTCCAGATGATGACGATGGGCAAGAGCTCCTTTGTTCCAAGGCGGTGCTGTTGACATCAGCTCAGGGCTCAGAAAGTAGCCACATGGAGCCCATGGAGCCTCTGCTTAAGCAAGAGTCTTTGGGATGCCTGTCCTCAGAACTCAGAG TCACCCAGGGGGGCCACTGCGGAGAAGATGGAGTGACAGCTCCCAGGCTCCCTTCAGAGTTGCAG GGGTTGCTGAAAATGGAAGATGTAGCCCCAGCCCTTTCCCCCAGATGGACAGAGCAGGATTCATGTCAGATGAACCTCTACAAAGACGAAATGCAGGAGAACTCCGGCAGCCTGGTTTCCCTGG ATCAGGAGATGCAGACTAAGATTAGGGACTTACCTCCAGCTGAGGACTACACAGAACAAAAGCCTGAGCAGACACTGTGCTACTTGGGTGAAGAGACTGTTCAGATTCCTGCAGGTGCAGAAGCCAGTGAGCAGGAAGGCAAGTCACAGACAACACAGAAAAGTGCCACTGGAAACAGGCGGTTCTATTGCCGTGAATGTGGAAAGAGTTTTGCTCAGAGTTCAGGcctaagtaaacacaaaagaatcCACACTGGATTGAAGCCCTATGAATGTGAGGAGTGTGGCAAAGCCTTCATTGGAAGCTCAGCTCTCATCATTCATCAGAGAGTTCACACTGGCGAGAAGCCATATgagtgtgaagaatgtggcaagGCCTTCAGTCACAGCTCAGATCTCATCAAGCACCAGAGAACCCACACTGGGGAAAAGCCCTACGAGTGTGATGACTGTGGGAAAACCTTCACCCAGAGCTGCAGCCTCCTTGAACATCACAgaatccacactggagagaagccatACCAGTGCAATATGTGTCCCAAAGCCTTTAGGCGTAGCTCCCATCTCCTGAGACATCAGAGGACCCATACTGGGGATAAAGACTTTTTTGTTCCAGAACCTTACTGGGAAAGTCAGAGTAGGGTGGAAAGCCATTGGGAAAATATTGAAACTCCTGTGTCTTATCAATGCAATGATTGTGAGAGAAGTTTCAGTAGGATTACAAGCCTTATTGAACACCAGAAAGTGCACACTGGTGAGAAACCCTTTGAGTGCAAAACATGTGGAAAAGGCTTCACCCGACCTTCCTACCTTATTCAGCATCAGAGAAGACACACAGGGAAGAAAACTTCCGTCACAGTGACCCCTGCTGTACATTCCGAAGTTGGTGTTCAACTCTCATTGAACTGA